One genomic window of Microbacterium testaceum StLB037 includes the following:
- a CDS encoding ABC transporter substrate-binding protein, producing the protein MTPSRRRFALRAATAILAASALVGGLAACSGGSSTAAPADIPAEGTDDGATLTLWTRAPLEKQAKDLVAAYNASHKNQVELTVVPNDDYVAKVGAAAGSGGLPDLFAADIVYVPNWVQQGLFQDVSAQIDGLSYKSSINQGHLDAGTLDGKEYVLPFVLDLSVMMWNKDLVKEAGLDPEKAPATIDDFAKTAKAVQALNKPGVSGTSTGLNCGGCLLFTWFPSVWASGEEVLNADGTQSLLDNDAAKKVYSTWKDLNASGAVAPGSADETGATWVAGFQEGKVGIMPFPATLLPSLTFDAGVSGIPGVKGGESTFVGGDGIGISKDSKQSPQAWNFLSWLTSEDAQVGVLAKGGSTVSRSDLADNEYAAKDPRQVAINEVAGKGKTPVALNFQQAFNAPGSPWLTLVRNAVLQGTNTVDADNDEITAVLSQ; encoded by the coding sequence ATGACCCCATCCCGGCGCCGCTTCGCCCTTCGGGCAGCGACGGCCATCCTGGCCGCAAGCGCTCTCGTCGGCGGCCTGGCCGCGTGTTCCGGCGGTTCCAGCACCGCCGCTCCCGCCGACATCCCGGCGGAGGGCACCGACGACGGCGCGACCCTGACCCTCTGGACGCGCGCTCCCCTCGAGAAGCAGGCCAAGGACCTCGTGGCCGCGTACAACGCGAGCCACAAGAACCAGGTCGAGCTGACCGTGGTCCCGAACGACGACTACGTCGCGAAGGTCGGGGCGGCGGCGGGCTCGGGCGGATTGCCCGACCTGTTCGCGGCGGACATCGTGTACGTGCCCAACTGGGTGCAGCAGGGTCTGTTCCAGGATGTCTCGGCGCAGATCGACGGCCTGTCGTACAAGTCCTCCATCAACCAGGGACACCTCGACGCGGGCACGCTCGACGGCAAGGAGTACGTGCTCCCGTTCGTGCTCGACCTCTCGGTCATGATGTGGAACAAGGACCTCGTCAAGGAGGCCGGTCTCGACCCCGAGAAGGCCCCCGCCACGATCGACGACTTCGCCAAGACGGCCAAGGCCGTGCAGGCGCTCAACAAGCCCGGTGTCTCGGGAACGTCCACCGGACTCAACTGCGGTGGATGCCTGCTGTTCACCTGGTTCCCCTCCGTCTGGGCATCGGGCGAAGAGGTGCTGAACGCCGACGGCACGCAGTCCCTGCTCGACAACGACGCCGCCAAGAAGGTCTACTCCACGTGGAAGGACCTGAACGCGTCGGGTGCCGTCGCTCCCGGCTCGGCCGACGAGACCGGCGCGACGTGGGTCGCGGGCTTCCAGGAGGGCAAGGTCGGCATCATGCCCTTCCCGGCCACCCTGCTGCCGAGCCTGACCTTCGACGCGGGCGTCTCGGGCATCCCCGGTGTCAAGGGGGGCGAGTCCACGTTCGTGGGTGGTGACGGAATCGGTATCTCCAAGGACTCGAAGCAGTCGCCGCAGGCGTGGAACTTCCTGTCGTGGCTGACGTCCGAGGACGCGCAGGTCGGTGTTCTCGCCAAGGGCGGGAGCACCGTCTCGCGGTCGGACCTCGCCGACAACGAGTACGCGGCGAAGGACCCGCGCCAGGTCGCCATCAACGAGGTCGCCGGCAAGGGCAAGACGCCGGTCGCACTGAACTTCCAGCAGGCGTTCAACGCCCCGGGAAGCCCCTGGCTCACTCTCGTGCGCAACGCCGTCCTCCAGGGAACCAACACCGTCGACGCCGACAACGACGAGATCACCGCGGTCCTGTCGCAGTAA
- a CDS encoding carbohydrate ABC transporter permease has protein sequence MALSSPTRRSRYARSALGGPVQGWLYAAPTALFVVALFVIPLLLVLQMSGSEWPLLRGNMGPNFPENFADALNHRLFWESVRFTLLYTVITTVLLIGLGLGLALLVQESTRWKGFLRTAFLLPSALGLASASLLFYVLYSPIAGPFAGLMQSWGITFLGSPDGALWSTVFLIVWRFAGFYMLLLLVGLQGIPEDIYEAARIDGGSRWQIFRDITVPLLRPTFALTTVMCVTGSLLAFDQFYILTKGGPDNSTMTVVQLIYNIAFQGQNSLGIAAALSVIILLALVVINVVQLRAFRRPEES, from the coding sequence GTGGCTCTCTCCTCCCCCACTCGGCGCTCACGCTACGCGCGCTCGGCGCTCGGCGGACCCGTCCAGGGCTGGCTGTACGCCGCACCGACGGCCCTGTTCGTCGTCGCGCTCTTCGTCATCCCCCTCCTCCTCGTCCTGCAGATGTCGGGCTCGGAGTGGCCCCTGCTCCGGGGCAACATGGGCCCGAACTTCCCCGAGAACTTCGCCGATGCCCTGAACCACCGCCTCTTCTGGGAGTCGGTGCGCTTCACGCTGCTGTACACGGTGATCACCACCGTCCTGCTGATCGGCCTGGGCCTCGGGCTCGCGCTCCTCGTGCAGGAGTCGACCCGGTGGAAGGGCTTCCTCCGCACGGCATTCCTCCTGCCCAGCGCACTCGGACTCGCCTCGGCGTCGCTGCTGTTCTACGTGCTCTACTCCCCCATCGCCGGTCCGTTCGCCGGGCTCATGCAGTCGTGGGGCATCACCTTCCTGGGATCGCCCGACGGGGCGCTCTGGTCGACGGTGTTCCTCATCGTCTGGCGCTTCGCGGGGTTCTACATGCTCCTGCTGCTCGTCGGGCTGCAGGGGATCCCGGAGGACATCTACGAGGCCGCGCGGATCGACGGCGGCTCCCGCTGGCAGATCTTCCGGGACATCACCGTCCCGCTGCTCCGGCCCACCTTCGCCCTCACCACCGTCATGTGCGTGACGGGGTCGCTCCTGGCCTTCGACCAGTTCTACATCCTCACCAAGGGCGGGCCGGACAACAGCACGATGACCGTCGTGCAGCTCATCTACAACATCGCCTTCCAGGGGCAGAACAGCCTCGGCATCGCCGCCGCGCTGTCGGTCATCATCCTGCTCGCCCTGGTCGTCATCAACGTCGTGCAGCTGCGCGCGTTCCGTCGCCCCGAGGAGTCCTGA
- a CDS encoding LacI family DNA-binding transcriptional regulator translates to MTADATRAATLSDVARRAGVSIATASKALNGRGDVAAGTRKRVMEAAAELAFTPNAMARGLLAGRTGTVGLLTNDLEGRFVIPILMGAEDAFGAGQINVFLCDARGDAIREQHHLRALLSRRVDGIIVVGRQTDPRPSLGQELPVPVVYAYSPSDDPRDLSLTPDNYSGGRLAVEHLLACGRRRIAHISGDPSYAAAQDRLAGARAALAAAGLDFVGEPMFAAWNEHWGRDAAAMLLERHPEVDAVFCGSDQIARGVLDTARDLGRDVPGDLAVIGYDDWELLTQNARPPLTSINANLQQLGRQAAQRVFDAIDGVDVGSGTHQMPVKLIIRGSTIAHR, encoded by the coding sequence ATGACCGCCGATGCCACGCGCGCCGCCACCCTGAGCGACGTCGCGCGTCGCGCCGGCGTCTCGATCGCCACCGCCTCCAAGGCCCTCAACGGTCGCGGCGATGTCGCCGCGGGAACGCGCAAGCGTGTGATGGAGGCCGCTGCCGAACTCGCGTTCACCCCCAACGCGATGGCGAGGGGGCTGCTCGCGGGTCGCACCGGCACGGTGGGCCTGCTGACGAACGACCTCGAGGGTCGCTTCGTGATCCCCATCCTCATGGGCGCGGAGGATGCCTTCGGTGCCGGGCAGATCAACGTCTTCCTGTGCGATGCGCGGGGCGACGCCATCCGCGAGCAGCATCACCTGCGGGCCCTGCTGAGTCGTCGTGTGGACGGCATCATCGTCGTGGGGCGGCAGACCGACCCGCGGCCGTCCCTCGGACAGGAGCTGCCGGTCCCCGTCGTCTACGCGTATTCGCCGTCGGACGATCCCCGCGACCTCTCGCTGACGCCGGACAACTACTCCGGCGGTCGTCTCGCCGTGGAGCATCTCCTCGCGTGCGGGCGACGGCGTATCGCCCACATCTCGGGAGACCCGTCCTATGCGGCCGCGCAGGATCGTCTGGCCGGGGCGCGTGCGGCCCTGGCCGCCGCCGGGCTCGACTTCGTCGGCGAGCCGATGTTCGCCGCGTGGAATGAGCACTGGGGCCGTGACGCCGCCGCGATGCTGCTGGAGCGGCATCCGGAGGTCGACGCCGTGTTCTGCGGATCGGACCAGATCGCTCGGGGCGTGCTGGACACGGCTCGCGACCTCGGGCGCGACGTGCCGGGTGATCTCGCGGTCATCGGTTACGACGATTGGGAGCTGCTGACGCAGAACGCCCGGCCGCCGCTGACGAGCATCAACGCCAACCTGCAGCAGCTCGGTCGTCAGGCCGCGCAGCGCGTGTTCGACGCCATCGACGGCGTCGACGTCGGCTCGGGGACGCATCAGATGCCCGTGAAGCTCATCATCCGCGGGTCGACGATCGCGCACCGCTGA
- a CDS encoding IS481 family transposase, which produces MTHANAALTPRQRLRLARQVVDDGWSVAAAAAHFRVSWRTAERWARRYVEMGEQGMHDRSSRPHRSPSKTPRQLVRKVVHLRWKQRLGPVGIGARLGMPASTVHAVLTRCHINRLSHVDVRTGEPARRYEHEHPGRLSHVDVRTGEPARRYEHEHPGSMIHVDVKKLGNIPDGGGWRYVGRFQGDRNRAITAKHTGKRGIAGDMITGTAFVHTVIDDHSRVAYAEIHDDETAATAIAVLRRAVGWFAARGVTVERVLSDNGSAYRSFAWRDACAELSIHPKRTRPYRPQTNGKIERFHRTLAEGWAYSRHYNSESARRNALPAWLHSYNHHRPHTAIGSHPPISRLTNLPGQHI; this is translated from the coding sequence GTGACCCACGCTAACGCTGCTCTGACACCGCGCCAACGCCTTCGACTCGCCCGGCAGGTCGTCGATGACGGCTGGTCTGTCGCTGCGGCGGCGGCCCATTTCCGGGTGTCGTGGCGCACCGCGGAGCGGTGGGCTCGCCGGTACGTCGAAATGGGCGAACAGGGTATGCACGATCGTTCCTCGAGGCCTCATCGCAGTCCGAGCAAGACCCCGCGGCAGCTGGTTCGCAAGGTCGTGCACCTGCGATGGAAGCAGCGGCTGGGGCCGGTCGGGATCGGCGCCCGGCTCGGGATGCCCGCGTCGACTGTTCACGCCGTTCTCACCCGTTGCCACATCAATCGGCTCAGCCACGTCGATGTCCGCACCGGCGAACCCGCCCGCCGTTACGAACACGAACACCCCGGTCGGCTCAGCCACGTCGATGTCCGCACCGGCGAACCCGCCCGCCGTTACGAACACGAACACCCCGGTTCGATGATCCACGTCGACGTCAAAAAGCTCGGCAACATCCCCGACGGCGGCGGCTGGCGATACGTCGGCCGCTTCCAGGGCGACCGCAACCGCGCCATCACAGCCAAACACACCGGCAAACGCGGCATCGCCGGCGACATGATCACGGGCACCGCGTTCGTCCACACCGTCATCGACGACCACTCCCGCGTCGCTTACGCCGAGATCCACGACGACGAAACCGCCGCCACCGCCATCGCCGTTCTACGCCGAGCCGTCGGCTGGTTCGCTGCACGCGGCGTCACCGTCGAACGTGTCCTCTCCGACAACGGCTCGGCCTACCGGTCCTTCGCCTGGCGCGACGCCTGCGCCGAGCTCAGCATCCACCCCAAACGCACCCGCCCCTACCGGCCGCAGACCAACGGCAAGATCGAACGCTTCCACCGCACCCTCGCCGAGGGCTGGGCCTACTCCCGGCACTACAACTCCGAATCAGCCCGCCGAAACGCGCTCCCGGCCTGGCTGCACTCCTACAATCACCACAGGCCCCACACCGCAATCGGAAGCCACCCACCCATCAGCAGATTGACCAACCTGCCTGGGCAGCACATCTAG
- a CDS encoding carbohydrate ABC transporter permease — translation MALTAAPSPAATTSTRTIVAPGSRARRRPNGRLLGGIPSTVFMGGLAIIFLYPLVWTGVASVSPQAGTSQSDGWGFGNYATLASFQSGIWVYLGNSLFVSLLTVTLTLLVSFLGGYAFARFSFPGKNLLFLLVLAILMVPYATLLIPLYVILNAVGLQNSLVGVALVLTMFQLPFSMFMMRISFESVPRELDEAALVDGCTSFGALWRVLLPAVKPGLITVGLFAFLTAWNDFIAPLILINDQSRITLPLAVANLRGQTMGVIDYGVTEAGVVVLALPCIVLFLILQRHYVRGFMSGAFKG, via the coding sequence ATGGCCCTGACCGCCGCTCCCTCACCCGCCGCCACCACGAGCACCCGCACAATCGTCGCCCCCGGCTCGCGCGCGCGCCGCCGTCCGAACGGTCGCCTGCTCGGAGGCATCCCCTCGACCGTGTTCATGGGGGGACTGGCGATCATCTTCCTGTACCCCCTGGTGTGGACCGGGGTCGCCTCGGTGAGCCCGCAGGCCGGCACGAGCCAGTCCGACGGCTGGGGCTTCGGCAACTACGCCACCCTCGCCTCCTTCCAGTCCGGGATCTGGGTATACCTGGGCAACTCGCTGTTCGTGTCGTTGCTCACCGTCACCCTGACGCTGCTCGTGTCGTTCCTCGGGGGCTACGCCTTCGCCCGCTTCTCCTTCCCGGGGAAGAACCTGCTGTTCCTCCTGGTGCTGGCGATCCTGATGGTGCCCTACGCCACGCTGCTGATCCCGCTCTACGTCATCCTCAACGCCGTCGGACTCCAGAACTCGCTCGTCGGTGTGGCTCTCGTGCTGACGATGTTCCAGCTGCCGTTCTCGATGTTCATGATGCGCATCTCGTTCGAGTCGGTGCCCCGCGAGCTCGACGAGGCGGCCCTCGTCGACGGGTGCACGAGCTTCGGCGCCCTGTGGCGCGTGCTGCTCCCGGCGGTCAAGCCGGGCCTCATCACGGTGGGCCTGTTCGCGTTCCTCACCGCCTGGAACGACTTCATCGCCCCGCTGATCCTCATCAACGACCAATCGCGCATCACGCTGCCCCTCGCGGTCGCGAACCTGCGCGGCCAGACCATGGGCGTCATCGACTACGGCGTCACTGAGGCGGGCGTCGTCGTGCTCGCGCTGCCGTGCATCGTCCTGTTCCTGATCCTCCAACGTCACTACGTGCGCGGCTTCATGTCCGGCGCCTTCAAGGGATGA